One Vanessa atalanta chromosome 20, ilVanAtal1.2, whole genome shotgun sequence genomic window carries:
- the LOC125072023 gene encoding cholesterol transporter ABCA5-like — protein sequence MSDPNGVLGSARDDGRRTPASTEQLTKCEREPDCVAIGSRLRGPMGTRPPAAFWPQLWATVVRSLLLKKRDTRKTLAEVLVPLYSLGVLIFLKMLVPNPNFPEVRKPGRLLRIHHDVISDNHSVAVVAEWDNANGTLGFLDDINSLLIESGQHPVNWIRYNNTTDLNDAYHNDAKTFPLAVIFHTDPGAYGEPLRYTIRTNPSRDGGTPSTRTLTTSPAKCRERTGFKDWSSDWSRGGQLIPLSEMHREDTCPVLQYYYTGFLALQTLIDYVKIKMDTGTRFFPPRVDLRQFPKRQHTGDWLVIFRVIMPMYMVMTLSQFITYLLMFVVGEKEKKIREGMRIMGLKDSVYWGSWFLIYAVFVTILSIVSTVLLFTLKVFQHSSYILIFLLMLLFGFTIITFAFMLTPFFDKARTAGILGSFAVNLMSGLYFIQVFVSNADSLAFWFVSLISSSCYALAMDKALVLDMAGVGVTWDNLWSGPGVPFGGSLIMMAVDTVLYGLAAYWLDAVVPSEYGIKQKPWFCLLPSFWVGRRTRVSAEHLHSNGDALHKDIEPVPKELQDKEAIRIVGLQKSFRHCRRPEVKAIDGIDLSIYEGQITAVLGHNGAGKSTLFNILTGLTAPTAGTAYVYGLDVRDPNDMHEIRQMIGVCPQQDVLFDLLSVKEHLQFFAAVKGIPRRRISDEVHKALSEVGLLDQASVFSKHLSGGQKRKLSIAIAFIGDPKIIILDEPTAGVDPVSRRQTWRILQRARRGKVLLLTTHFMDEADILGDRKAVISKGRVRCAGTSLFLKNKFGIGYHLTLVLDGACREHQITRLVRGHVPRAEKARRHGRELSYILPHYAVHLFPPLFHAIELEIRDKTNRLGITSYGVSMTTLEEVFLSLEGENAEETEAVEGVSSVKLVRARALSRSLSLQSKTLSYQELNDKDQQKTTSLPTPPASHALHSTTHGVEHVKVTPEAPVSVDVLGEMVKTNPSCWRTFCALVYIRTVRMIRDPYKLYVMIFMPIISCALGLYMKSRQIVFFRMQPLKLEPNAYFNKTPIALYSEQDNFKEIADFKDSLETLGAHPIDLFDGNFSSLLDMENFGAFSLKDSLIPFGKIMAYYNSTYTHSLPIIINLLDNSIYRVLMTASGQLESFKPIEVLTHPFQQTEQQEEFNLGNVVCAIFMGMIFALVPVTLAVDIVYDREIKAKNQLRVNGLSMSMYFLTYFTILIFIMIVTSAGVLVLVILNDIPSLTNGSAIMMLCGLLILYSPSAILFNTCLSYIFDKMDSAQSIMPNITTWVGVIPFILVAVLDTFKWGSNIAFYLHLVFSFLDVMYIPYAIIYYVDRVYVTCNLRGLCTVPSLSSYFTAEVWVLIVAMLVHVPICGAALLAADRLKSGGRICPRKGSAAAADSEADAGGGEGGEDDDVRRERRRVAGLLAARDAHAPALLVHNLRKEYKLRGTRNGNACCGGGEALKRAALARLSLAVQGGEVFGLLGHNGAGKTTTMKIITAEERLTCGTVMLGGQNIEEAQSGAFQMLGYCPQHDALWKNVTIREHIECYAAIRGISKADTPRIVDAYLNGLQITEHASKNAEECSGGTRRKLSFALAMVGSPRVVLLDEPSTGMDPRSKRFLWDTILASFQGRKGAILTTHSMEEADALCSRVGIMVKGGLRCIGSTQHLKNLYGAGYTLEMKIGQQNQKSTMLESDLSLTPSPLRSANNSPSLGEADEGSGAGSATVEAEAEAEGEGEGEGEAVDVSIHTPLVGNTSSARLHHQRTESGGGASSEAAIALVAQLFPAAVLEESFAERLVFSVPQSSVSSLARCFQQIEEAKEKLNIVEYSFSQTTLEQVFLKFAQSENVESSDQEH from the exons GGTTTTTTAGACGACATAAACTCGCTACTCATCGAGTCCGGCCAACATCCTGTCAACTGGATCAGATATAACAACACAACAGATCTAAACGATGCATACCACAACGACGCCAAGACGTTCCCTCTAGCTGTAATTTTTCATACCGATCCTGGCGCTTATGGCGAACCACTCAG ataCACAATTCGTACGAATCCATCCCGCGATGGAGGCACGCCTTCCACTAGGACCCTCACAACTTCACCAGCTAAATGTCGAGAAAGAACTGGATTTAAAGATTGGTCTTCGGACTGGTCTAGAGGGGGACAGCTAATACCTCTGTCAGAAATGCACAGGGAAGATACGTGTCCTGTACTACAGTATTATTATACGGGTTTCTTGGCATTGCAGACTCTGAttgattatgttaaaataaaa ATGGATACTGGGACTCGCTTCTTTCCACCTCGGGTAGATTTACGCCAGTTTCCCAAACGACAGCATACGGGAGACTGGCTGGTGATCTTCAGGGTGATCATGCCGATGTACATGGTGATGACGCTGTCACAGTTCATAACCTATCTCCTAATGTTTGTGGTGGGTGAGAAAGAGAAGAAAATACGGGAGGGGATGAGAATAATGGGATTAAAAGATAGTGTTTATTG GGGTTCGTGGTTTTTAATTTACGctgtttttgttacaatattgtCTATCGTCAGCACAGTTTTGCTCTTCACTTTAAAG GTTTTCCAGCACTCGTCTTACATCTTGATTTTCCTGTTGATGCTTCTTTTTGGATTTACTATCATTACATTCGCGTTTATGCTTACGCCTTTCTTCGACAAGGCCAGG ACTGCTGGAATTCTGGGTAGTTTCGCCGTAAACTTGATGAGCGGGCTATACTTCATCCAGGTGTTCGTATCCAACGCTGATTCTCTTGCCTTCTGGTTCGTCTCCCTTATAAGCTCCAGCTGTTACGCCCTCGCCATGGACAAG gCTCTAGTGTTGGACATGGCGGGAGTAGGCGTGACCTGGGATAATTTATGGAGTGGTCCTGGAGTTCCATTCGGAGGCAGTCTCATTATGATGGCAGTGGATACAGTTCTCTATGGATTGGCTGCGTACTGGCTGGATGCGGTTGTACCAA GCGAGTACGGCATCAAACAGAAGCCGTGGTTTTGTTTGCTGCCGTCGTTCTGGGTCGGGCGCCGCACGCGCGTGTCGGCCGAACATCTGCACTCCAACGGAGACGCGCTCCACAAGGACATCGAACCCGTACCCAA ggAACTACAAGACAAAGAGGCGATCAGAATCGTTGGGCTGCAGAAGAGTTTTCGTCATTGTCGGAGACCGGAAGTAAAAGCGATCGACGGAATTGACCTGAGCATTTACGAAGGACAAATAACAGCCGTGCTGGGACATAATGGTGCTGGGAAGTCCACGCTCTTTAACATCCTCACAGGGTTAACGGCACCGACAGCTGGAACAGCATACGTGTATGGCTTAGACGTTag GGATCCAAATGATATGCACGAGATACGTCAGATGATCGGCGTGTGTCCGCAGCAGGATGTTCTGTTCGACTTGCTCTCTGTTAAAGAACATTTGCAGTTCTTTGCTGCTGTCAAG GGTATACCACGtcgaagaatatctgatgaagtGCATAAAGCGCTATCAGAAGTTGGACTCCTGGACCAAGCGTCGGTATTCTCGAAGCATCTTTCTGGAGGGCAGAAGAGGAAACTTAGTATAGCTATCGCGTTTATAGGAGATCCTAAA ATAATAATCCTAGATGAGCCAACAGCAGGAGTGGATCCGGTATCCAGGAGGCAGACTTGGCGAATCTTACAACGAGCGCGTCGAGGGAAAGTCTTGTTGCTGACAACACACTTCATGGACGAGGCGGATATCTTGGGGGATCGGAAGGCCGTTATTAGCAAAGGACGG GTTCGTTGCGCTGGAACatctttatttttgaaaaacaagTTTGGAATCGGATACCATTTAACGCTGGTTTTAGATG GCGCGTGCCGCGAGCACCAGATCACGCGGCTGGTGCGCGGGCACGTGCCGCGCGCGGAGAAGGCGCGGCGCCACGGCCGCGAGCTGTCCTACATCCTGCCGCACTACGCCGTGCACCTGTTCCCGCCGCTCTTCCACGCCATCGAGCTCGAGATCCGCGACAAGACCAACCGCCTGG GTATAACGAGCTACGGCGTGTCGATGACGACCCTGGAGGAAGTGTTTCTGAGCCTGGAGGGGGAGAACGCAGAGGAGACGGAGGCGGTGGAGGGAGTGTCATCTGTGAAGCTCGTACGGGCACGCGCTCTCTCGCGCAGTCTCTCGTTGCAGAGCAAGACCTTGAGCTACCAG GAATTGAACGATAAGGACCAACAAAAGACGACATCCCTCCCGACCCCGCCCGCCTCGCACGCGCTGCACTCCACCACGCACGGCGTCGAGCATGTTAAG GTGACCCCAGAGGCGCCGGTGTCGGTGGACGTGCTGGGCGAGATGGTGAAGACCAACCCGTCGTGTTGGCGCACGTTCTGCGCGCTCGTCTACATCCGCACCGTGCGCATGATACGGGACCCCTACAAGCTCTACGTCATGATTTTCATGCCCATCA TCTCTTGCGCGCTCGGCCTTTACATGAAGTCTCGCCAGATCGTCTTCTTTCGAATGCAGCCCCTCAAATTGGAACCAAATGCTTATTTCAATAAGACCCCAATTGCACTGTACAGTGAACAAGATAACTTTAAGGAAATCGCCGATTTTAAGGATTCTTTAGAAACATTAGGTGCTCATCCAATAGATCTATTCGATGGAAACTTCTCGAGTCTTCTAGATATGGAGAATTTTGGAGCGTTTAGTTTGAAGGATAGCCTAATTCCTTTTGGGAAAATTATGGCCTACTACAATAGCACGTATACTCATAGCTTgcctattataataaacttactgGACAATAGTATATACag GGTATTAATGACGGCCTCCGGTCAGCTGGAAAGTTTCAAGCCTATAGAGGTCCTCACCCACCCCTTCCAGCAGACGGAACAGCAAGAGGAGTTTAACTTAGGGAACGTAGTATGCGCTATTTTTATGGGAATGATATTCGCACTCGTACCCGTCACGTTGGCGGTTGACATCGTGTATGATCGAGAG ATAAAAGCGAAGAACCAGTTACGTGTGAACGGTCTGTCGATGAGCATGTACTTCTTAACGTACTTCACTATCCTCATCTTCATTATGATCGTCACCAGCGCCGGAGTTCTGGTCCTT GTGATCCTCAACGACATACCAAGCTTAACCAACGGTTCAGCCATCATGATGCTCTGCGGTCTGTTGATCCTGTACAGCCCGTCCGCCATATTGTTTAACACGTGCCTGTCTTATATCTTCGACAAAATGGATTCCGCTCAGAGTATCATGCCAAACATTACCACTTGGGTGGGCGTTATACCTTTCATATTGGTAGCTGTTTTGGATACTTTTAAATGGG GTAGCAACATCGCCTTTTATCTTCACTTAGTGTTCAGTTTTCTAGACGTTATGTACATACCGTATGCGATCATTTATTATGTTGATAG GGTATATGTAACCTGTAACCTCCGAGGGCTGTGCACAGTGCCGTCACTGTCCAGCTACTTCACGGCGGAGGTGTGGGTGCTGATCGTGGCCATGCTGGTTCATGTGCCCATATGCGGCGCCGCTCTGTTAGCGGCGGACAGGCTCAAGTCAGGGGGGAGGATATGTCCT CGCAAGGGCAGCGCGGCGGCGGCCGACAGCGAGGCGGATGCGGGCGGCGGGGAGGGCGGCGAGGACGACGACGTGCGGCGCGAGCGGCGCCGCGTGGCCGGCCTGCTCGCCGCGCGCGACGCGCACGCGCCCGCGCTGCTCGTGCAC AATCTTCGCAAGGAGTATAAGCTTCGTGGGACGAGGAACGGAAACGCGTGCTGCGGCGGGGGCGAGGCCCTGAAGCGCGCCGCCCTCGCGCGACTGTCGCTCGCCGTCCAGGGAGGGGAGGTCTTCGGCCTGCTCGGTCACAACGGGGCCGGGAAGACGACCACCATGAAGATCATCACGGCCGAGGAGCGACTCACCTGCGGCACC GTGATGCTCGGCGGGCAGAACATCGAGGAGGCGCAGTCGGGCGCGTTCCAGATGTTGGGCTACTGCCCGCAGCACGACGCGCTGTGGAAGAACGTCACCATCCGCGAGCACATCGAGTGCTACGCCGCCATACGCGGCATCAGCAAGGCCGACACGCCCCG GATCGTGGACGCGTACCTGAACGGGCTGCAGATAACGGAGCACGCGAGCAAGAACGCGGAGGAGTGCTCGGGCGGCACGCGCCGCAAGCTGTCGTTCGCGCTCGCCATGGTGGGCAGCCCGCGCGTCGTGCTGCTGGACGAGCCCTCCACCGGCATGGACCCGCGCAGCAAGCGCTTCCTCTGGGACACCATCCTCGCGAGCTTCCAG GGTAGAAAAGGTGCTATTTTGACAACACATTCCATGGAAGAGGCTGACGCTTTATGTTCTAGAGTCGGGATCATGGTGAAGGGTGGATTGAG GTGTATTGGTTCAACGCAACATTTAAAGAACTTGTACGGCGCGGGATACACGCTGGAGATGAAGATAGGTCAACAGAACCAAAAATCGACG atgTTAGAATCAGATCTGTCGTTGACGCCTTCGCCCTTACGATCAGCGAATAATTCTCCGTCGCTGGGCGAGGCGGATGAAG GATCGGGAGCAGGCTCCGCAACGGTGGAGGCGGAGGCCGAAGCGGAGGGCGAGGGCGAGGGCGAGGGCGAGGCGGTGGACGTCAGCATACACACGCCCCTGGTGGGCAACACGTCGTCCGCGCGGCTGCATCACCAACG CACGGAGTCGGGCGGCGGCGCCAGCTCGGAGGCCGCCATCGCGCTGGTGGCGCAGCTGTTCCCGGCCGCCGTGCTGGAGGAGAGCTTCGCGGAGCGCCTCGTGTTCTCCGTGCCGCAGTCCTCCGTCTCCAGCCTCGCGAGGTGCTTTCAGCAGATCGAGGAGG cGAAAGAAAAGTTGAACATCGTCGAATATAGCTTTAGTCAGACAACGTTAGAGCAGGTGTTCCTGAAATTCGCACAATCCGAGAACGTCGAATCTTCAGACCAAGAACATTAG